A segment of the Arachis hypogaea cultivar Tifrunner chromosome 5, arahy.Tifrunner.gnm2.J5K5, whole genome shotgun sequence genome:
TGTTCTTTCATCAAATATTCTGCTTTTTTCCGGATACTTGGGTTTAAATATCCACAGATTTGAGTTTGTTTACTGTCttcatataattcaaaaaaatactaGTTTTCTCGAAGCCTCTTGTTCAAATCTCTCATCAAAGGGTACTAGTCTATCTAGCATATCCCCCGCTAATCCGAGTGATCATTCAAATATCTGTCCTACATTCATTTTTGACGAAACTCCTAATGGATTGAAGACCATATCAACGGGTCTTTCATTTTGCAAATAAGACATATCCTGTCTACTCTTTTGAGGAtgcaaagaaagagaaaaagatatCTAAGTAAGAGTAAAGTGGAAACTGACATTAGGAAGTGAAAATACTAGGTAAAATAAGTAACTCCTGGTTGAGCTTCTTGGCTTCATCTACCACCTTTTCATGTCGACGTCTTTGTTGTTCGAAAATACTTTGACACCGTTCCTTCCAAATACACCAAGTAAGGATCAGCATGAATCTAATTGTGATTGAACTAGAATCTGTTGACTTGGTCAAATTACAACCTTCTTCCACCAATTAAAGAAAGACTCGCAGCtgtaatttagaataaaaaaggaGATCGAGCTGTGCTTCCAAATTTTCTATGCATGTCCAAATCTAAATAGGCAATGGAGAACGTCTTTTGGTTCTGAATGGCAGATTGAGCAAAATGGAGGAGTAATCTTTATTGATAAACTGCATTACTAGCATTCTACCATGAAGAAATTTTCAACCAAAAATGAGGATCTTGTGGGGGACGACAATTTTCCATCGATAGTTCCAGATGTGACACTGTTACATGATTGAAGGGAAGACATATGTGGGGGCAAGATGGAAAAAGTAGGTCATTCTATAGCTAGATGAAACATCATATTCTTTTGATTTGTTTAAAATTCTCTATAACTTGTCCGCATTTGATCCTAAGTTAATTGAGAGAACCCTTTAAGCGATCTCATGTGAaaaatttttatctattaatgCAAGGTTCCATTGCTTATTTTTTATCAGCAAGTCTTGCACCTAAAGGATTCAGTTAGCATCTGAGGGTTGAACCATAGAAGGAGGAATCGTGAATGGATAGGGAGGAGTCACTAGAGCCAACACTCCAGTTAAGGTCTTTCTCTACAACACTCTTGCCCTCTATAATGCTTCTTCATTCCTATGATGGCAAGGTATCAATTTTTGCTTGTAGAATTGAGTTGTAATTATAATATTTCTCTTTCTGTATTTTAGCTAGAAGAGAATTAGGTCGAGTAACTAATCTCAAATATTGTTTTTCCAAAAGTGCCAAGTTTTGAGTCTGTAAGTCTTTGAATCCAAGTCCCTCTTTCCTTTTTTGGTCTGGACATTTTATCCTAGCCAATCCATGTCATATGTCGTTCTGCCCCTTGCTGTCCCCACCAAATTAATTTAAGATACCATGGATTTCAGTAAGCAAATTATCCAAAAGCCTAAAACAAGATAAGGTGTAGATGGGGATCACTTCTCCTATTGTCCGAAGTAAGACTTGTCTGTCACCGTTAGATAATAAGCACCTTTGTCCACCCTTATACCTTCTTGATGACCTTTTCCTTAATAGCTAAGAAGGTAGCTTTCTTAGAGCAGTTGATTATGGACAGAAGGACCAAATACTTATCCTGATCCCCAATGTGAGAAATATTCAAAATAGAGGCTAAGGAGGATTGAAAAACCTTAGGTGTATTATTGTTGAAAAAAATTATGGACTTGTTGAGGTTTACCCTTTGCCCACTGAATTTTTCATAATTAGCTAGCAACTCTAGGATCCTATCATAATCTTCCTCAAAAGCTTTACAGAAAAAGATGGAATCATCCGCAAAGAGTAAATAATTAATAGCAGGGCATCTCTTGGTAACTTGGATTCCTCGAATGAGACAATTTTGCTCTAGCTTATGTAGCAAGAAAGAAAAGCCTTCTGCATAGAATAAAAAAGGAAAGGGGATTGAGGATCACCCTGTTGAATGTCTCTATTCGGTTGAAAAAAAACTGCAGGGTTAACATTCtacaataacagaataagaaactGTTGTCATCAATTCATGAATCTACTTTATCCAGGTTGTATCAAATCCTATCTTCTCCATCATAAACCAAAGAAAGTATCACTCCACCCTGTCATAAGCCTTACTCATGTCAAGTTTAAGGGTCATTTCATACTCAAGACTTCTCTTTTTTCGCTTGATGTAGTGCATATATTCGTGTGCTATCAAAATATTATCAAAGATAAGCCTTCCTTTGAGAAAATCACTCTGAGTGGGCCTATTAGTTTATTCATATACCATGCAATTTGTGAACTAGAACCTTCGAGAAAATTGTATAGAAAATAGAGGATAAACTAAAGGGTCTAACTTGTGACATATCATTAGCATCTGATACTTTAGGGATAAGATAAATATTGGTATGATTAAAGCTCTTTTAAATTTTACCTCCTCTAAAGATACTCTTAACTGCCCAAAATACGTTATCACCAACAACGTTCCAGAAAGATTGAAAAAATTTGGCTGTCACACCATCTTCAGCTAGAGCATTTTGAGGGTGGATACTAAAAGTAGCTTTTTTCACCTCTTTTAAAGAGACTGGTCTTTGAAGCTTATGATTCATGTTAGCTATAACTTTAGGCTCAAAAGTCCATAAAATAATGACCCAGATCCTCTTGATTAGTTGAGGAAAAAATGCCCTTGAAATActcttttgctattcttgctaTATCGCCATTAGCAGTAGCTCATTCATTGTTTTCCTAAATCTCCAAGTCTATTCCTTTGAACTCTAGATTTAAATTTTCGATGGAAGAAGTTTGTGTTTTAATCTTCTTTTTTCAACCATTTAATTCTAGATTTATCTTTTCAGTACATCTCTTCGTTCAAGTAAGTTCTTACAGTTTCTGTTTGAACTCCACAATCTCAACACCTCCCATGACTCCCGCTGCTCTCTTTTTCTCAAGAGTTGTCGAgagttctttaatttattttttggaatTAGAAATAGTAGAATTCTGCTAATGAACTAAACGGTGCTTACACAACTTTAGTTTATGAACCAGCTTGAACATAGGAGAACCCTCAACCTCATAGTACCATGTTTTCTTGATTAAATCCCAGATTATTTCATCCTCACACCAACGAGATTGAAATTTCAATCTTTTTTTAGATCTTTTAGTACAGGAGTTTGTGTCAAACAATAAAAAAGCATAGTCTGAACCGATTTCTACCAGTCTGAGTACTCTAGGATTAAAGTATTATTAGAGCCATAATTCACCCACAAGAATTCTATCCAATCTCTCCTAGATCAACTCATTCCTTCCCTTCTATTACTCCAAGTATAAAGTCTCCCAATCATACCCAAATCACATAAGAAATtattactaataaaataattaaaaacaaacataaatattgatattttaaGACTATTTTTAATCTTTTCATTTTGATCAACAATGTCActaaaatttcacataataatcaCATTATCTTGTAGTTGCGATAGAGTAGTCAAAATCTCAAGAAACTGAGTGAACCGAACTTGTTCATTACAATGAAAGTGAACTCCAAGTAAGTTCCATTTATAATGAAGGAGATATTTGTCACCCCAACTACTATAAAGCAATTTAAACTACTTATGATTTGCAtatcatattattttttcaaGCAAGAGTTAATCCACCAGCATTATTCATCGGAAAACTATTACTATTTTTTAGCTATTATATCCACATGagcttaattttctttctgctAGTCGAGATTGATTTTTGGtttcaacaaaaatatataataaatatacataATGCTTGAAtactatatattttaaaatataagaaataattaacataattaaaattattaataaattttacaacAAGTAATCATTAATCatgtttagttattttttgtcGTTAGTATGAATGTATGATAGTATCTTGGATATCATTTTCATAGTTTAAGAAAAATCATGAGTAAATAAcgaaaataaattcttttattttttttttctcaactttttttaaagaaatcacactttataaaaaaattgagggAAAAAAATTGGATACATTCCATTAGCAACTACCAAGAAAAGACGAGTAGGCACTAGTCAGTTCCTCAGTTGCAAACTTGCAAATCGTTTTCAATTCATTGTGGAAAATCTGCAGCGATGGGCGTGGCTTCATCTCCGTCGTTTCCGGTTCTTGTAGGACAACGACTCCCCACTTCGCCTTCAACTTCTCCTCTTCTTCGCCCACGTGTCGTCGTTGCGGCGGTTTCTTCGGATTCTTCTCCAGCTTCCACCTCACAAGCCACCAAATTGCTCACTTTCCTCGGCAAAGGTGGCTCTGGAAAAACAACCGCCGCTATTTTCGCCGCTCAGGTACCTCTTGTTTGCAATTTGAGACTTTTTGGTGGTTCTTCGTTTCCAGTTACGCTATGTTTTAAGTGAAATGACGGAAATGAAACAGAGAAAGGCAGTTTGCAAAGCTTTCAACTTCAGTTTCAAATACTGATCAGTCTTAAAACTGCATTGCCAGAAGATAAACATTTTTGTTTtataaaaaagaagagtaagagtAAAAGTGCCGATCTGGTTAACGTGGTGGAATTCCAATTCTTTCAAAAGGAGTAATTTTGTTGTGTGATTGTTATAAGCTTTTCTTATATTGGCATGTGGAGGTTGCTTATGATCTGTGACCCGCCCTTTGTGTTTggatgaaaattatttttttttggattaatttcttttcaagagAAAGGAAATTCATTATAAGTTTAACCAACGTATACTTACAAATTTGTTAGAAAGGTGCATTGTGTCTGAAagggaaaagaaaataagattattgaTAAAGTTGATTATGGACCCAAGCAATCTAATTTCAAATCaacttttccctttcttttaatCTTATCCTGACAAGAATTTTTAGATAGTCATCCAACTTCAACAGTAGAAaagtagtttattttattttcccttcTGTGTGCCTGTTATTTCAGCATTATGCAATGGCTGGATTGAACACATGTTTAGTGATACATGGCCAAGACACCACTGCTGACTACCTCCTCAACTGTAAGATTGGAACTGATTATGTCGAATGTGGAACAAATCTTTCGGCTGTTAGGTTGGAAACAACCAAAGTATGTCCTCTTCTTTTTTAGTGTTGCTGTAAATTTGTCGGCTTCTGTACTTTAGTCTCATTGTCATCGACTGAGTATTGTTTGCTAATTGCAGATGCTTCTTGAACCTCTCAAACTTCTGAAGCAAGCAGATGCACAGCTTAATATGACACAAGGCATACTTGGAGGGGTAGGTACGTAATATGTTATCTACCGTTATTGTTTATTTGTTTACATGGACATATAATTCTCTTGCCAAACTTTTATGGTCGGGTTGTGCTCTTATTTATCTGTCTTATAATAGATTGTTGGAGAAGAGCTTGGCATTATGCCTGCGATGGATTcgattcttttattatttgcgcTTGAGAAGCTTGTAGGACTTTTGAGTAGTACAGCTTCAAAGAGTCAAGGCGATAAATTTGATGTGATAGTTTATGATGGTATCAGCAGCGAGGAAACACTGCGGTTCATAGGTGCAAGCAGTAAAGCAAGGTTTGGAATTGCTAATTAATCTTATCTACGCACATGCTCACTCACGTCATTTTCATTTGTATGATATTTTGAGGTTTTGTAGATTGTACTTGAAATATCTCCGAGTATTGGCCGAGAAGACTGAGCTTGGGAGATTGGCTGCTCCTTCAATCCTGAGACTTGTGGATGAAGCTGTAAGAATAAGTAGCAGCAGATCTTACTTTAATGGTAGAACGAGCTCAGAAATATGGGACACTTTAGATCAAATGCTGGAGGTAAGAGTGTACATTGTTGAATATAATTTTACCTTGGAGCAAGACCATAAGATTGAAGATTCTATGTTGATTTTATGTTACCCAGAGAGGATCTTCTGCCTTCTCAAACCGGCAGAGATTCGGTTGTTTCCTTGTAATGGATCCGAATAATCCAACCTCTGTTAATTCGGCAAGGCGATATTGGGGTTGTACAATCCAGGCTGGTGCTCAAGTATCTGCAGCTCTCGGCTTCACCTCTCAGCCGCAACATCTAGAACCCTTGCAAAGAGCAAAGAAAGGTTTCTCACCCCTGCCTTCTGCTTTCATTTCAAGTTTATCCATGAATAGCCCAATCAATTGGAGCAGAGTACTACTAGACACAAGCAACAAAGATGCTAGGCATCTTCTTACTTCCGAAGCAAGTCAATACGGTTATGCTATCTCACCGgttgaatttgatttgaaacgAAAATCAGTTACTCTCTTCATGCCTGGTTTCGACAAATCAGAGATCAAGCTATACCAAGTATGTTAATTCTTTTGCTCTCATGTCATATATTCTTTTTCAGCCATGATATTGAATGCATTATTTTCAAACGAATTTACGAGAAACGAGGTTAATGTCATGATGCTCTTTGacattaaattaatcaaatatgATTTGGTGTCAATCTGAATGGGAGCCTAGGGAAAAGGTAATGGGTTAAAACCGTGAAATCAACCACTTGTTAGGCTCCTTACATTATACCCCTTTGGATGTGGCCTTTTCCTGAATCCTGAGCATTATGCCTTCcgtttctgttttttattttaaattttcaaacaggTGGATGATGAAATCATAAAAGTCTCTGGTTGATAAATGATCAAGATTGAAAACTAATAAATGATGGACTTACTTCTTGTTGGCAAACTCTGTTCATCTTTGCAAAACATCAAATAGCTTTTATCAATaaagaaagaattaaaaagatggtttgaattgaaactTTTTTTTCCCTGCACTTGTCGTGCAGTCTTATATTCTGATTCTTATCTATCACAAATACTGCGCTTCAATGAAAGTGAAAAATTAAATGGTGCTTAATGGATTCTTTAATCAATAAATGTAGTATAGGGGAGGATCTGAGCTGTTGGTAGAAGCAGGAGATCAAAGGCGTGTTATTCCGTTGCCCCCAGAAATTCAAGGAAAGGTTGGCGGAGCCAAATTCGCAGAGAGAAGTCTTGTTATTACAATGCTATGAGTTCGGATCCTCTAAAGAGAAAGAGATGTGTAAAGTGAATAGCTTTCATTATAATTGAAGTTACCTTATTAACCCAAAGAGTGATTACATTATCATTTTATCACTATATATCTCCTCAGTTCATTTCAGAGTATCCAGATTCCATTGCTTTAGTCTTTTTCTTGTTATTGTTCTCTTCACCTTCTATGTATTATGCATGGGCCATGAGCTATGTAGAACGGTTTAATGAATAATCTTGCCAAGGACTGGGCATAGCACATTGCCGTCATTTATGCATCATTTCACCGTTATATTGGTTTATGCAAGTGGGAACAAATGTATCACCTTTTCTCTCTCCTTTCGAATTTATATGGAACTAGAGTGACACATATATgataaattaatgatagtatatagcatattttaaaaagtattatattatttaaaaattaattaaagtatatacaaactaatattaaatttgatgtgtttttatttaaaatattttataatacaaaagttttttatattgaaattgtATAGAGctatattttcatttatttttatttttgtatttgttttaacTGACGGATTTAGTCTTCTTATAtgatatttgtctttttttttaattttcggttGTTGTTGGGGTTGTTTCTTTTTATCATATGTTCTTGTggaaacatatttttattaaattgttgcttgtatatatattttttatttattcttattttttgttCCACCTTTTTATACATGTTCTTTGTTTGAAGGTGTCTTAAATtcatgtacttttttttttctttaatttcttgattTGTATGTCATATAGGTCTGATGATATTAGTGATAGTGAAGTTGGTTTCTTATAATCAATGAAAAATTTGAGCAATATAAATGATGTTTTAAATAAATGAAATTTTTGTTGTATTACCTGTTTTATTTGTTATAATAGAAGTTGAATTTCGGTATTTTTTGTTGGAACAAATGTCTTGATAATAGTGTATTGTTGAGAACATAGTTTAAATCATTTACTTTGACTTTAAGTATAAGTGTGAAGTTGTATAAATTTTTCAATTAGGATGGTATTTGAGTGTCATTGCTATCTTGGAGTGTAATTAAATTTTAGGTAGTTGTGTCCAATCAttttttgtttctctttcaaataacatAAAAGTTGTTATAGCACTTTAATCTAaaacctttaatttaattttgaatatataaTCGTTATTGAATTAGTAATTTATAAATTGATAGAATTTTTTATGATAGGTATAATTTGATAgaatttgatgaaattttttataatttgaatctgtaatatttttttatgttgtagtacaaaagttttattttttatatttttgtgagtTTTTTTTTGACATCtatttattcttcttctcttagTGCATACAGTTTTTTAATAtctataataataagaataaacgtttttaaaatatttattgtttgtatatatataatatattaaataagctatttttaataagaataatttaaattacataaaataaaaatacatcttaataatattttatgttgTAGCACAaacatttttttgtattttttatggaTTTATCTTTCACATctacttatttttcttctcttaatgCATATAGTTTTTAAGTAACATCTATAATAgtaagattaaaatttttaaaatatgtattcTGTGTCTGTATaatgaataaattagttttaataaaattaatttaaataatataaagtaaaaatatttgttaatatttttttaactcattcTTTCGGTTAATGTCTCAAgtgatacaaatttaaaatagtatTAGAAAATGATCAAAATTGATTCTTTAACTTAAATAGcatatttaaataagtattgttcttgctgagtttggccggtgtatagctcgtccgtcgatgaatgtcttcaaacttctcgtcgggatgagttatacgtcggcaaggagagaacaagggggtgggtacctgcaaaagacactccgacgctcaagtcagtaagtgtttaagaggtatataataattctatgaatatagaatgtaagacatgaaatgaaagttatcatgtgttatgttgtgtttataataattctatgaatatagaatgtctattgtattagatatagaaggttctttttataggcataaaattgatgaatagaattgatgttatgaccgtttggtcattaagatagaaatgatggtcattaagtcggtaatgaaggtgtcagttacaagcaaaagaatgaatgatagttaatgccgagttataactcataatgcataataaagactgagttataaggtgacggatcaaGTATGattataaagattttaaaatataattatatgtaaaatattacaaaataataaaaaagtataaatagtaaaagtaataagaatattttttctcatatatttgttttaaaaatacaataaatattattattttgtatgTAATAATCTAATAGaatcatttttaaataaataggCTCTTTTTCAtttgttggtgtaaatatttCTTGTAGACGAACCACGAATTGTGAAATAAAGTAATATCGGTAAGAGTCTTATgtataaggtttaattactctattggttcctatagtttcgcaaaattttcaattagattcctatacttttttttcttttaattgggtccctgtaccaatttttttctttcaattaggtccttttttgtagtaattggcttaattatatatagggacccaactaaaaaaaatttagtgcagggactcaaataaaaagaaaaaaaaaagtgtagggattcaattgaaaaaattagtgcaaagatccaattaaaaagaaaaaaagtataaagacctaattgaaaattttacgaaactataggaaataatagaataattaaacctatgtataatatataaatatatcaaaTAACATGAAATTTGAATAGTTTGTAACTTCAAATTTgttatgataatattattatgataCTTTTAATGTAgatgttt
Coding sequences within it:
- the LOC112802697 gene encoding ATPase GET3D, chloroplastic isoform X1, whose protein sequence is MGVASSPSFPVLVGQRLPTSPSTSPLLRPRVVVAAVSSDSSPASTSQATKLLTFLGKGGSGKTTAAIFAAQHYAMAGLNTCLVIHGQDTTADYLLNCKIGTDYVECGTNLSAVRLETTKMLLEPLKLLKQADAQLNMTQGILGGIVGEELGIMPAMDSILLLFALEKLVGLLSSTASKSQGDKFDVIVYDGISSEETLRFIGASSKARLYLKYLRVLAEKTELGRLAAPSILRLVDEAVRISSSRSYFNGRTSSEIWDTLDQMLERGSSAFSNRQRFGCFLVMDPNNPTSVNSARRYWGCTIQAGAQVSAALGFTSQPQHLEPLQRAKKGFSPLPSAFISSLSMNSPINWSRVLLDTSNKDARHLLTSEASQYGYAISPVEFDLKRKSVTLFMPGFDKSEIKLYQYRGGSELLVEAGDQRRVIPLPPEIQGKVGGAKFAERSLVITML
- the LOC112802697 gene encoding ATPase GET3D, chloroplastic isoform X2; protein product: MGVASSPSFPVLVGQRLPTSPSTSPLLRPRVVVAAVSSDSSPASTSQATKLLTFLGKGGSGKTTAAIFAAQHYAMAGLNTCLVIHGQDTTADYLLNCKIGTDYVECGTNLSAVRLETTKMLLEPLKLLKQADAQLNMTQGILGGIVGEELGIMPAMDSILLLFALEKLVGLLSSTASKSQGDKFDVIVYDGISSEETLRFIGASSKARLYLKYLRVLAEKTELGRLAAPSILRLVDEAVRISSSRSYFNGRTSSEIWDTLDQMLERGSSAFSNRQRFGCFLVMDPNNPTSVNSARRYWGCTIQAGAQVSAALGFTSQPQHLEPLQRAKKGFSPLPSAFISSLSMNSPINWSRVLLDTSNKDARHLLTSEASQYGYAISPVEFDLKRKSVTLFMPGFDKSEIKLYQGRI